The nucleotide window GCCGCCAGGGGCAGGAATGGTACTGAGGAGGTAGCAGTCAGTCTGCCAGCAAGTGGCTCAAAGAAGGCCGGCCTCGTCCACGCGGAGGCAGTGGCCGATAACGGATGCTCTCCAGACGCCGTGAATCAGGGGCCCGTCAACAGCACATCCCCACCGTCAGCCTACTCTTCTTTCGCCTCGGTGGCTTTCTTAGGCTTCGGTGGCGGCGGCATGGCCCGCTTAGGCTTCTTGCGCCGCCGCGTCCTGCCGTAGCTGCCCCGATACAGCTTTCCCCGACGCGTCCGCTGGTCGCCCTTGCCCATAAAAATCCCTACAACTTGCGTTTGACTATCCTGGCTATCCTGTAATTTACAAAATAACCCCTACTGGGCTATCCCCAACTCGGGCTTTAACACCTCTGCTAATCACACTTCTCAGACAGCCTTATTGTCCGGATAGACAACCGTATCTGCGGGATCACGCATCCCCACCGCCAGGTAGATACAGTCCTCCTCAGTCCGATTCAGAAGCTGGTGCGCCGGGCCGCCCGCCTTTAACGAGATGGCATCACCGGGACCCACTTCATAACAATCCTCGCCGACCCGCAGCGTCGCTTGTCCCTCCAGAACCAGCAGGAATTCTTCCTCGTGGGTATGGTAGTGAAAACGCGACGAAACCTGCCCGGGGCGCATGCGACAATAGTTCACTCCGATTCGTGCGGCTCCTGTGGCCTTGCCCAGGCGCCGCCGCGTACGGTACTTCTCCGCCGGCTGGTCCAGGTAGTGGCGCTCCTCGTCCACCTCGCCGAGATTCTTGATAAAATGCGGCCGCGTAGGTGAAGACATATTTCAGCTCCTGAAAAATTCCATCTGAAAATAAATACAGGCTCACCAGCCGGTCGGGCAGAACGTTGGCCTAGGCCAGCGTTATGTCCAGGAACATCATGACCATGAATCCCAGCAGCAGCGCGAAAGTGGCCAGGTGTTTGTATCCACCACGGTGGGTTTCGGGGATGATCTCGTCACTGATGATGAACAGCATCGCCCCTGCCGCAAAGCCTAGGGTCCAGGGCATCAGCGGCTCCGCCAGCCAGACCGCAGCGCTCCCCACCAGCCCCCCGACCGGCTCCACCAGCCCGGTCAGCAGGGCCACCAGGAAAGCCTGCCTTTTCGGGTAGTCGATCGCCCGCAGCGACGCTGCCACCGCCAGTCCCTCCGGCAGGTTCTGCAGACCGATCCCGGTGGCCAGCGAGATGCCGTTGCCCACATTGCCGCCGGCAAAGCCCACGCCCACCGCCATCCCCTCCGGAAAATTATGCAGCGTGATCGCGATGATGAACAGCCAGATACGGCGCAGTACCGTCGCCGCTGGTCCCTCCACCCCTGCTATGAAATGCTCGTGCGGGACGAACCGATGGATCATCCAGAGCACTAGCGCCCCGAGCAGCAGGCCGCTCATCACGATCGTCACCGCCAGGGCCGTGTGCCGGAATTGGCCTTCCGCGTATTCTATGGCGGGCAACAGTAGCGAAAAAAACGACGCGGCCAGCATGATCCCCGCCGCCGCACTCAGCATGATGTCTTCCGTCTTAGCGGATAGTCTCCTGATCAGGAAAATGCCGAGTGCCCCGACACCGGTCCCCAGGCCGGCAATCAGGCTGGCCGTCCAGCCATACCAGATGATATTCACTGATTCCGTCATCGCTCCTTATC belongs to Candidatus Neomarinimicrobiota bacterium and includes:
- a CDS encoding ZIP family metal transporter; translated protein: MTESVNIIWYGWTASLIAGLGTGVGALGIFLIRRLSAKTEDIMLSAAAGIMLAASFFSLLLPAIEYAEGQFRHTALAVTIVMSGLLLGALVLWMIHRFVPHEHFIAGVEGPAATVLRRIWLFIIAITLHNFPEGMAVGVGFAGGNVGNGISLATGIGLQNLPEGLAVAASLRAIDYPKRQAFLVALLTGLVEPVGGLVGSAAVWLAEPLMPWTLGFAAGAMLFIISDEIIPETHRGGYKHLATFALLLGFMVMMFLDITLA
- a CDS encoding 30S ribosomal protein THX, which produces MGKGDQRTRRGKLYRGSYGRTRRRKKPKRAMPPPPKPKKATEAKEE
- a CDS encoding cupin domain-containing protein, encoding MSSPTRPHFIKNLGEVDEERHYLDQPAEKYRTRRRLGKATGAARIGVNYCRMRPGQVSSRFHYHTHEEEFLLVLEGQATLRVGEDCYEVGPGDAISLKAGGPAHQLLNRTEEDCIYLAVGMRDPADTVVYPDNKAV